GGTACTTGCGCAACGACATCGCCACCGACACCGCGAGCGTCAACAGCAGGGTGAGCACCGCGAACCGGCGGGCCACCGAGCCGTCCGGGCTGGTCGTGAACAGTCGCTCGTAGCGGATGTGCTCGTCGAACCAGCTCAGGCTGGGGCCCACGGCCGACTTGAACGTGCTGGCCTGCAGTTCGCCGGCCAACGTCTGGTCGCGGAAGATCAGGAAGATCGTCACGGTGCCTGCCGCGAGGATCGGGGCGAGCAGCGCCAGGTACCCGAATCGCGAAGTATGAGCGGCCACAATGGTTTTCAGGGGCCCAACCGCGACGAGCAGCGCGCCGACCGCGGCGATGCCCGTCGGTCCGGAGAACAGCGTGAGTGCACCGATGATGATGGCGATGGCCACCGGGAGCACCCTGCTGGTGGCCACGCCCCGTTCGACCGAGCACCAGGTGAGCAGGATGCCGAGCGCGATGATCGGTTCAGGACGCAGGCCGTTGTTCAGCGGCAGCCAGAACGCGAGGAACATTCCCGCCGCGGTCCACGCCGCGGCCTGGCTGGTCTTGACGGCGTGGCCCAGTCGCGGCAGCACCTCGCGACTGATCACCCACCAGCACGCCAGCGCCATCGCGAGAGTGGGCAGCCGCATCCAGACGCTGTTGGTGCTGACGTGCGCCCACAGGGCCAGCAGGTCGTAGTACCAGCCGAACGGCGCCTCGGGGGTGCCGAACCATCGGTAGTAGTTGGCCATGTAACCGGCGTGTTCGGACACCCGCGCCATCGTGAGGATGTAGCCGTCGTCGGCGGTGTTGGCTCCGACGAAGTGCCACCACACCAGCACCGCGGTGACCACACCGTCCAACGGCTTGACCGACCACCAGCGCGGCGGCAGGAAGCGCTTGACCGATCGGCCGTCGGCGGTGTCCAGCACGTGCAGGGCGCCGAGCGAGACGATCGTCAACGCCACCCCGACGATGATCGTGAGCAGCTTCAGCAGCGTCGGCGAACTGCTGTAGCGGGTGTCCAGCGTCGCCGAGAACTGCAGGCCGGGCGGCGCCGGGCCGGACAGATCGGTGAAGACGCCGACGATCTGCGGGCGGAAGTCGTACCCGCCGCGCTCACCGCGCAGGGGCGCGCCGGGATCATCGGAGTCGGGCCCCTTCTTAAGGCCGACGAATTCGCCGGTCACCTTGTCGGCCTGAGCGGTGAACGTGAGCTTCTGGCACGCCGGGCTGAGCACCTGGTTCAGCGGTGCGCTGACCACCGGGGTGTTGCGGACGATGACGAGCAGGTCGTTGTTGACCCGTTCGATCAGCAGACCGCGGTCGATCGCCTTGGGTGCCTGCTTGGGCACCGTGGACAACAACACGGTGCGGCTGCGGTTCTCCTGACCGGCAAGGCCGGCCGCCGCGCTGCACGGCACCGTGATCGTCAGATCGGTGGCTACGTAGCCGATCAGCGGCGCGTCGACGCTTTGCAGCACCCCGTTCTGCGGCCAGTTGAGCTGCGCGGTGGTCTGCGTCACCGGCAGCAGCGGGGTGGCGATCGCCAGCGCCGCTCCGACCAATCCGGCGACGATGGCGATAAGCCGTGCAGTCCGGTGGTTACTCCCGGCGGCGATCACGGGGGTTGATCCTAGTTGGGCAGCCGAATGGCCAGCACGAACGGCCCGATGTCGGACACATCGAAGCGCGGATCGTCGAACAGGGCCTTGTCGAGTGCGACGTGGTAGCGCCGGACGTTGGGCTGGTTGGGGTAGACGTCCGACGCCAGTCGCAACGTGTAGGTGTCAGCCGCACCGGACGGGCCGCCCCGGCGCATCAGGAAGACGTCGGGCGCCTTCCACGGCAGTGCGTCAAGGTTGTCGATGAACTGGTCGGCGTCGGTCAGCGTGGCCCAGCCCTCGATGGTGTCCGCGCGCTTCTCGAATTGGGCAAGCGGGTTCGCGTAGTGCGACGTCAGCCCCTGGAAGCCGTAATAGGGGTAGTACGACAGGAAGCTGTAGTCCGCCGTGAGTACGACGGTCTCGTGGCGCGGCCGACCCGTCACCTCGCCGATCCTGGCGTCGATCTCGCGGTAGTAGCGCTCGGCTCCGGGGGGCCGACGGTCGGCGCGCTGGCCGTAGCCGTCGGTGTCGGTGTAGGCGACGACGATGTCGGGGCGCAGCACGTCGGGGATGTCCTGTGCGAAGGTCAGCGCGCCGAGGGTGCCGAGCGTCGCCGCCGCGGCGACGACCCGCTTGGCGGTTTCGGGTTGATACCTGTGCGCGATCGCCAAGCTGACTTCGATGAAGCCGAAGGCGCCCGCCGCGGCCAGCAGCACCGTCAGCGCCGGCTGCAGCCGGAACGACAGCAGGGTGGTGCCGGCCAGCGTGGTGAGCATCGACAGCAGCGACCACGCGTAGACGGCGAGCACGCCGACGGCCAGCGCACCCGCGCGGGTCGACGAGCGGGCGCGCCACACCAGCCACAGCGTGCCGAGCATGCAGAGCATGCCGAGCAGGGTGAAGCGCAGCATCGGGAATTCGAGATTGGCGCCCGCTTCCGGCAGGTAGTGCATCGCCGTACCGGACTCGGCGGGCTCGCCCCTGGATGCGGCCAGCAGCCACGGGCCAAGGCCGATCAGCCACATGGCCGCCGAGATCGCTGCGATGACAAGCAGTCTCAGCAGTGGATCGACGGAACGGCGAACCGCGGCGAGGGTGAACGCCATGATCGCCAGCGTGAACGCGGCGTAGCCGAGCAGCAGCGAGTAGAACAGCGCTGCGACACCGAGAAACACACCCGTTGCGATGACGGCCGCCCACCCGCCCTTACGATGACCGCCCCGCAGCCCCGACCACGCGAGCACGAAGACCGGTGGCAGCAACACGGTGATGACGGCGGCGTACGGCTCGGCGGGCGAATACGCGAGCGTGGCCGCGGCGGTCGCGGTCGTCACGATGAGCGCGTACTCGAAGCGGATCATGGCGGCCCACAACACGAATGCCAGCACGATCGCGATGGTGATCGAGATGATGGACCACGGCTTGAACATCTCCCACGCGGGGGTGCCGCTCAGCGCCGCCATCCGGCCACCGATCCAGAACCAGCCCGGCGGATAGAACGGCGGCAGACCGTAGTAGGTCATGTCGTGCAGGCCGGGGCTGTCGGCGAGGCGTGTCAGGTACTCGGTGCGGAACTGCTGGTCGACGGAGATGCCGAACAGGTACAGCTTCGTCGCACCCAACGGCATCGCCAGCGTCACGACCGAGAACGCCGACAGGAACAGCAGCGTCGAGAGCCGGGCCAGGACGCGTCGACCTCGCCGCCACAGTAGCCCGGACGCGAACAGACCAGCCAGACAGGCGAATTGGCCGACGGTGGTCAGGGCGTGCAGCTGGTTCGACGAGTTGTAGGCCGGCCATTCCACGCGCGCGATCGCGACGAGGGACACCGCGGCCACGGTCACCGCGATGATGACCGCCACGGCCATCTGGCCCAGCGTGGCCAGCGCGCCCCGCATGGCTAGATCGGCAGCTTGCGCATGATCGCGCGCGGAATGTGCCGGATCACCATCATCACGTACCGAAACG
The sequence above is drawn from the Mycobacterium gallinarum genome and encodes:
- a CDS encoding arabinosyltransferase domain-containing protein, whose translation is MIAAGSNHRTARLIAIVAGLVGAALAIATPLLPVTQTTAQLNWPQNGVLQSVDAPLIGYVATDLTITVPCSAAAGLAGQENRSRTVLLSTVPKQAPKAIDRGLLIERVNNDLLVIVRNTPVVSAPLNQVLSPACQKLTFTAQADKVTGEFVGLKKGPDSDDPGAPLRGERGGYDFRPQIVGVFTDLSGPAPPGLQFSATLDTRYSSSPTLLKLLTIIVGVALTIVSLGALHVLDTADGRSVKRFLPPRWWSVKPLDGVVTAVLVWWHFVGANTADDGYILTMARVSEHAGYMANYYRWFGTPEAPFGWYYDLLALWAHVSTNSVWMRLPTLAMALACWWVISREVLPRLGHAVKTSQAAAWTAAGMFLAFWLPLNNGLRPEPIIALGILLTWCSVERGVATSRVLPVAIAIIIGALTLFSGPTGIAAVGALLVAVGPLKTIVAAHTSRFGYLALLAPILAAGTVTIFLIFRDQTLAGELQASTFKSAVGPSLSWFDEHIRYERLFTTSPDGSVARRFAVLTLLLTLAVSVAMSLRKYRIPGTALGPGRRIIGITVISFLALMFTPTKWTHHFGVFAGLAGSLGALAAVAVTAVAMRSRRNRSVFAAAVLFVMALSFATVNGWWYVSNFGVPWSNQFPEWKFGFTTMLLGFSVLALLLAAWFHFSGRDESPPGPPTRWQRIIQSPLAIATWVLVVFEVLSLTLAMVDQYPAWSVGRSNLEAVAGKSCGMAEDVLVEEDPNAAMLEPVDTPVGDALGALTAEGFGPNGIPSDVSADESASGPGTATNFADTPEAEDTAGEAGTEGGTTAAAGVNGSRARLPYGLDPATTPVMGSWRSGTQQPAELRSAWYRLPEDRDDAGPLLVVAAAGRFDPGEVTLQWANDEQAAADEPGGGVGFADVGAVPAWRNLRAPMAAIPTDATQVRLVANDDDLNPQHWIAVTPPRIPQLRTLQDVVGTQDPVLLDWLVGLAFPCQRPFAHQYGLTEVPKWRILPDRFGAEANSPVMDYLGGGPLGITELLVRATTVPSYLKDDWFRDWGALQQLTPWYPNAEPARLELGKAKRSGLWSPAPLRLS
- a CDS encoding galactan 5-O-arabinofuranosyltransferase — protein: MRGALATLGQMAVAVIIAVTVAAVSLVAIARVEWPAYNSSNQLHALTTVGQFACLAGLFASGLLWRRGRRVLARLSTLLFLSAFSVVTLAMPLGATKLYLFGISVDQQFRTEYLTRLADSPGLHDMTYYGLPPFYPPGWFWIGGRMAALSGTPAWEMFKPWSIISITIAIVLAFVLWAAMIRFEYALIVTTATAAATLAYSPAEPYAAVITVLLPPVFVLAWSGLRGGHRKGGWAAVIATGVFLGVAALFYSLLLGYAAFTLAIMAFTLAAVRRSVDPLLRLLVIAAISAAMWLIGLGPWLLAASRGEPAESGTAMHYLPEAGANLEFPMLRFTLLGMLCMLGTLWLVWRARSSTRAGALAVGVLAVYAWSLLSMLTTLAGTTLLSFRLQPALTVLLAAAGAFGFIEVSLAIAHRYQPETAKRVVAAAATLGTLGALTFAQDIPDVLRPDIVVAYTDTDGYGQRADRRPPGAERYYREIDARIGEVTGRPRHETVVLTADYSFLSYYPYYGFQGLTSHYANPLAQFEKRADTIEGWATLTDADQFIDNLDALPWKAPDVFLMRRGGPSGAADTYTLRLASDVYPNQPNVRRYHVALDKALFDDPRFDVSDIGPFVLAIRLPN